Below is a genomic region from Ictalurus furcatus strain D&B chromosome 27, Billie_1.0, whole genome shotgun sequence.
TGTACTgatacacatacaaatacacatgcGAATAGGTGCAGTATTCGtattggttttttaaaaaattttaataggAAGTTTGCCAGAAAGCTACGTGTTGtgattaggtgtgtgtgtgtgcgcatcaggactgggatccctaaaaaaaaaagtgcacaaatTGATGTGACATCAGCTCAAAAACATTCATGCATTGGACACGGGAGACCAGTTCTTTTTCTCAGTTTTTAATGGGAAACAGGTTAACAGTGGTGTGCACACATTTCTGAATTATTTATACAGCCGTCGCTCCATAtagctcacacacatacacacacacaccacataccaCATGCTGTTGATCTCCAAAAATGtaatttgcttatttaaaaaaatattaactgcatttttgtgtgtttttcattgttATTAAATAATCATTGGTATTAAAAGAAATCTTCCTGGAAAATCctgctgtaataataatgaaatatcaCATACAGGACCCCAGATTTATAGTAGATTATGAGTTCACGTGTCCAGTGAACTTTTCTGATGTTTCTGGAATGCAGTTACATTTGGATCcgtcgtctcatattcatctttcgatctcaaacccaaacatcTTCAATTTATAGCGACAAACAGAACAACAGAATTGTCCTTGCTGTTCCGGtactttcagaagggactgtattCTGCAAATTGCTAtttgttattataatatatgaattaaaaaaaatttacttctCTTTCCAGGGAACAGTGCTAGggtccacataaaaaaaaaaaaaaagaaacctgtcTGCACCATGCCCACTTCAGTTTTAAATTTGAACCTGAACGAAAGTCAACGTTATTGTAACTGTTTTGCACAGCGCATGGCGATGGATAAAAGCGAAACAGCGTTCCCTCAGGAGACTGCTGTGCAACATGTAGTAGACATAGATATCGATGAGGACTAAACGACAAGACAAGGATACCATAAGGTACACAGAATCATACAACAtttaacatatataaatatttgtagaACTGAAGAGATACAGACATATAAATAATTTCATTACATTAACGCACTAGTTTGTAGTTCGCAGGTTAACACCAGACGTTTCCTTGTTGAAGTATTTTTGAATCAGATGCATAAGCTCAAATTTCTTCAGTACTCTTTGTACTCACTGCCTTGTACTGTACGAAAGCCTTGATAAGCATTGCCTCATACAGAAAGAGCTACAAATATGAAATTTAGGACTTCTTTCTAGCCTATTGATTGCCTAAGCGCCACAAtaccaaaggaaaaaaaaagttgaatacATAACCAATGATGAATCGAACGTACTAATTTTAGCTGCAGGTAATGAGCACTTTACGGACCACGCGGAACGTTTCTGCCATGTGAGGCCATAAATCAACCACATCTTTAATCAGAGCGCCAAAGAGAGTCCTGCAGATAAAGACAGCAAATGACTCCAGCACAGTCTCGGAAGGAGTGATGAATGTAGAGAAGGAGgtgggagggagaaagagtggACACTTTGTCCTGTTAGTGAAGCTTGCAGTAGGCAGGCAGATAGTAGCAGAGTAATATTAGGGATGGGTGTTGTGTGTGGCCCTGTCCCAAACCCCACACGAACGCTCTAAAGTCTTGGCAAGTGCACTTCGGTTTTCTGTCATTTATCAATAAGCTCTGGATGTGTTGAGACCTCGAGGTTGTCGGGGCACCAAGCGAGGAACCTGAACGGCTCTACAGTGTATATCACTCAGGACCCATAcataaaatgtaagtaaaatgattcttctttttttatttttacaatgtaCAACTCTTGAATGGATTAGTGAGCGATTGGTGTTGAGATGTGGTTTGATGTTGAGTATGTTGTTAAATATCCTGTTGGGTGAGCTGGATGTAATACGGTGATTAATATGAGTGTATATTAATACATtcatattaatgttaatgttaatggttCCCAGCCAGAGCGACAATGACAGAGGCAAGAAAAATGGCGAGAGCAAAACTGGTGCTGCTGGGACGAGAGAACTGTGGAAAGACGGGTAAAAGCAAAAGCTTACATGGTGGAACTTATGGCCTATTAATAATGAATTGttctactattaataatatatcATCCTCTTCCTTTTTTTGTCACTTTCTCTCTACTTCTCCCGCTGTTGCTGTGTTTCGCTCACACTCCTTTTGTTTAAAATCCAGCTCTGTGTGTGAGATTCATCACCAAGCGCTTCATTGGGGAGTATGACCATAAAAagggtaacacacacaaacacacacacacatactgattcaCATTCCCATTAGACAGTGTTTTCGATCTTCTGACCGTCTTGTTTGGTTTATattctgcttttctctctcagaGGTGACCTACAGGTGCCGCAAAATAGTGGACAAGGAAGCGACGGACTTGGAGATTTTAGACACGGTTAATAAGGTGCAAACTGTTTTATAATCTGAACCACACAGACCTCTGACATTGTATTATAATTATACCGCAGGCTGTAAGGAACAAATGAGCACATTAAGTGTGATTTACAATAATTACAGATAAGTCAGAACGCAATGCAGTATAAAAGTCCAAACCAAAAGGGCagcacaatacaacacaatcaTGTGTTCATTGTTAACATCATCTTGGCCTTTGATTGCTGCTGCTGCAGAGGGTCATAATATACAAATGAGGCCTCATTCACTAACCATTCACTTCATTCTTATTGTGCGCTTTGAGCCTCCTGACCTCCTCATACCTTGCTGATAAGTACTTCTGTGCTGCTTGGTGAATTATGAATCATTCACACCATTGAACAAAACGATTCCAAAAACTATGAAGCATATTAAGCATGGGATTAATACGAGCACTGCAACACAGTTAACAATCGTAAAAAGTATTTTGTTATGCATTGCTAATAATAGACTAGGTCAACAGGTCAATATTAAGTCATCGTATAAACTAAAGCAAGGATTAAAGCTTTAGGTAAATGCAAGTTTAAATTATTCTGGATAACACTGACACTCGGGTGTCAATAGAAATTATGTAGTAGAGGTTTAacactatgtatgtatgtgtatattatatataccattatatatatataatggtttCAGGTCATGAAGCCCAAAGTCTACAGTCTTTCTGGTAGTAAAGTCTGTATCTAAGCATTTCCTGCTTGGGGTTTGGTGTTTTAgggttgttgttggtttttttggctcatttatttatgtttttgagTTGGTCATGCACTCTCTCACTTTTTACCCACCACACTTCTTCTCCTGTGTGAGGGCTTACCTTCCTCCATCACCTATATGCCCGGGATCATTCCTCGCTgtcacacagacagtaagcaGAGCTGTTTTTATCATTCCAGTCTTCTCAGCTCTTATTCTTTACTGAGCATCAGTGTTTAATTGGAGCGGATTGTGTTTAGATCTTTCTAAGTAAACACTAGAATTACAGTCACAATTAGAAGTTACCATTTCAAAGTTTGGAACGATGCTGGAGTGGAGTTATGACTCCTACAAGTCCTGGGCTTGATCAGCTCCATCTGCCACCTACTCTGCCCCAAATCTCATACTTCATCATAGATTAGACCCCTCTTGTCattgtgctctgtgtgtgtgtttatgtgtatgcgtgtgtgtgcgctcagGATTGTGTTGGATCTGGCGCCACTCCTCTCGAGAGTTCTATTAAATGGGGCGATGGCTTTCTGATCGTGTACTCAGTGACGGACCGCAGCAGCTTTGAGGCTGTCGCACGCCTCAAGAGGCTCATTGATCACACCCGACAGAGCCTTGGTAAGAATGACCTCAGACCAGATTCACTCTGGCTTTATTCATGTCAAGTGAGGTATTTTTCCAAAGGTAAATAATTCCAAGTTAAGTTGGAGCTCTGACCAGCAGTAAATATCTGTGTAACCCATAATTGTGTGGTGTAAACATTCAAATGTCGGCGACTGTAAggccgtgtgtgtttgtgtatgtgtgtgtgtgtgtgtgtgtgtgtgtgtgtgtgtgtgttgtccatCTTTTATGATACCATAAATACCCCTTCTACCTGCTATTACTTTTTATGATGGTCTGCTCTGATGGTCTCCTGCTTTAGGAGTACAATGTGCTGTAAACAgctgtttgtgtgcgtgtgtgtttccatTGCTTAGGAATCCCCACAGTGATTGTAGCAAATAAGAATGACATGGAGAATGGACGTGCTGTTAGGACAGAAGAGGGACAGGCTTTGGCCAGAGACCTGAGGTGCGTGAATCCCACTAACAAACTGCGACACAAAAGCATGACTTTAGGATGTAAACAATTGCAAGTAAACAATTTGAAGGGGAACTTAACGTGTTGAAATGAGAGGAAGTTATGTGTTGACATATTGAAtaagaaacagagagaataaCTGAGAGAACAGTTAAATATGTTGCTTTAGAAcatttaaaggaatacttcagCAGTTTTAACATGACCTCACGTAATAAGGGAGAACCGGCGGGTGGGTAGGAATTGGCATAGGGAAAATATGAGAAAATTGGGATGAAAATTGGGGAGAAAGTAGGGAAAATATTTGTCTGTGGAAATCACGCATACAATGCTGAAGTATTTCTTttatccctgtctctccctaTGATTATGTGTGAATGgtttataatatacagtatatgttaatgcattattattattattattatcattattattattatcaatagcATTTTTGTCTGATTTGGTACACCAGGTGTAGTTTTTTTGAGCTCTCCGCAGCAGAGAGCTCGTCAGCGGTGGAGGCAGCATTCAGCCAGCTGATCCGTGAGGTGCGGGTGGAGTTCCATCGCCACCTGTTAGCCATGGACAAGCGTTCACGTGTGCTCCAGATGCGCCATGCACTCAAGAATAAACTCACACGCAGCAAAACCATGCAATGGTGATACAGCTATGAGGGTGTTCCGCTATCTAGGTCTACTAAATACCAGATCACTACTAGTCCATCAGTAAGGAAAACGACTGGACTTGTTTAATGTCTTGAAAATGATACTTAACCGAGTCACTTAACTGAGTGATGGGAAATTCCCATGAATTTACACATGTAGTCGCTAGTTTAGTAGGTACCTAACATACCTTCACCATATTCAGTAGATAAAGCACTTTAGTTATACAACTACTGACTGTAGCCTATCTGTAGCCCTTCTCTACCTTCACAACCGGTGGAAAGGGACCACCTCTGACGTTATTTGAGTGGTGGACCGATTCTGTGGGAATTTCAAGGCCACATGATAGTCATTAAAGTGCTAAGTCACTCAATGTGTCCTCCATACAGTAAAAATGATCAAGCTCGAATGACTGAACGAGGGGCGGTATGTCAAGATAACAACAGGACAAGATACAAATATGAGCTGCGAGGTAGTTAAAAGACCCCCTGCAGCTGTATCACGAGGTTCTGTACCTCACAGTTAAAAGACACAATCAATATGATTCCTGCCATCCTGTTGTGGAAGTCTTTTGGAAGGAAAATACTCGCTCCAGGGAAATTTCAGGCACCAGAAAGGGAAATAGTGTTCTAATGAAATACTGTGTTAGAACTTTTACAGGTCTATTTGACTGTTTGAGTCCTCTTTTTGTGTGTTGGTGAGAAGAAATGTCAGGTGGAATACATTTTGTAGCAGTTATGCTGCTTGATTTGCTATAAATCTGGGGAAAGGGCTACTCTTATTACATCCTTTGAAAGCCTCgtatactgtgtatatgtgtggcgGTCTGGGAGAACCCTTTGGATTCCATTGTGATTGAATTCTgttggaagaaaagaaaaaaaatgatttctgggggaggggggaattGGATTTTTCTGCCTTTAGCAGACTTTGACACCTACAATGTAAGAAAccacaaatatatatttcacaaaaaaatgaggtggaaatgttttattgacTTTTCAGTCTTGCCTAGGCTACCTTCCTGCAAAAAGATCATGTTTGGTACGGAGCCAGTTTAACCAACACTGCCTGTGTAAAGATGTCTGTTCCACAAGTTGTTGCATAGCTACATGCCATAGCTAAAACTTTATTAACGTTGCGTGATCAGTGTCcatgatgggaaaaaaaaccttcttgATCTGAAAAGATCTGCAAGGCCTGTTTTATCAGTAGCCAGAGATGCCTTAAAGCGCACATATTATGTGTTTTCAGATATTACCCtgcatgtagtgtgttataatAGCTggttgtgaatgtaaaaagtctgcaaagtttcaaaaatcaaagcgcacgacaaactgagttattgactcccaaaagaaggaagcgattctgaacagctgaaacgagtcgttagtgattccagacttacttcctatactaacctatgtaggtttgtaacaaaaaatcccgcctctggtcttcattggctgctcgctgacagcggtagaccaatcacaacagactgggacatctgaccagtcagagcagagtatgctgcagtttaaattatgagcacattaaagtgttttttgaccttagatgcatgtaaatctattgtatgaaagctttaaaacaaaattatgcacgtttcaaaaccataataggtgctctttaaaACTGTAGAGATGACATGGCTAAGGCTTTACTTTACACCTTAGTACAGTTTGCTATACAGCAAGGAAACTGTGaaccagatttttaaaaaattaattaatttggtCCAAAGCATAGCTCATAGTTTAATTGTTTATTGTGTGGTCAATGATTTCATCAATGACACTGAGGGATAAAAATGTcttttgagagaaagagagaaacgtAGGGAAGACTATTCTTTACTAGCTGAAAGTCATTTGCTCCTCTGCAAGATATGTACTTTATTTAGTCTAAGACATGTTCGAGagatttatgttttatattattccatatctgtttatttgtgttctAGCTGCATCAGATTGTTCTGCTGGAAACGTCTTTGAATAAAGCTTACAAggcaatttttatattttttgaacTGATTTGTTTTGAATTGTCCAATAATTCTAACACTTGTGTTTAGTGGACTTGCATCAGAACACTAATTACTATAGCTCTAATCCAAAAAGAAATTGCAAGACAGGCTGGAAAGCATCATCTACATTTGCAGCCATTATGACAAAGTAAGCATGCGGTGTGTGACTGACAGCTGGGTTTAAAGCGGTATTTATTCATAGGGCTCTCATAGATTGAAGTAAGTGACAgactaaaatgtcattttaatctgattaattacatcagaataatttaaataaGATCAGCATTATTCACATGATTCCCTTTGGATCACGTATCTACTCTTACAGGTTAAGGCAGGTTATTTGGTTAAGTTGTGCAGATATGCAAAGTCTAGAAAATCCGTACAATTTAAACACACTCGTTTTCTCATCTGataaaatattgaaatgtagaaaatgttttcaaaaagaTATGCAAGTGATATAGACCCAAGACCCTAAGGGTTTAAACgggtttttaaatatttacatgtgctCTATGCATTAACACAGCCTCCCTAATGCATCAATGTGATTACATTCCATGTATCCGCTTTCCAAGATAAAAGCGCATGAGCTTTATAAATGAACATAGAAAGTctgaaaagttttaaaaagcTACCTTAAAAAGCATGAAAGAGTGTGAAATTTCTGCATGAAAAATCCCATCCTCAGTTACTATGCAAATATACCACTGACACATAAGgttattaaagttattaatttttttgtttttttacatagaAGGTGACTAAAATATTTAGCTCTGTCCACCCTATCTGGCGAGTGAGGTCAGAGGACATCCATCCAAGGCTTCCAAAAATTCCTATCCTGCCCAGCATACAGTTTGGAAACGAGATATTTCTGctttaaatgttaaaactgAAATGTCTCCTTTAGATACTACTTATGTCATATGTCCTTACCTTTCTTGGTGCCTGGACTATGTACTTCAGTGTCTGTGATCTTCAAAGGATCTTCTGCAATGTCTTCTGGAAATATCCTTCAGGAATCAAAGTGCAAGTTTGTTGTTCATTAGAGGACATTCCATATATAAAGTACCTACTCTGATATCACACAGTCCTGAAGTACCTCACAATGTTAAGGCATATGATCATACTCCTTCTACATGATGCAAGTCTACACGAAGACACCTATCTGACATCCTTTATCCCTGAAGCTTTGCCAATACAAACGTTTCTATCTACCATTACCACAAATGGACACAGATGGAATCTGGCACTGTCTTTTGAAACGAGGGTTTCTCTAAGAACTTCTTCCAGTGCTCATCGTTAACCCAATAGAGAGCAACCCTCCCCCACACTTGCTTAGCATAACttacttagtggttagcatttttgcttcacacctctagggttgaGGGTTCGCTTCCCGCCACGGctctgtgtgcgcggagtttgcatgttctccccatgctttgggggtttcctccgggtactccggtttcctccccagtccaaaaacatgcatgataggctgattggcatgtatTGGCCgtagtgtctgtagtgtatgaatgtgtatgtgattgcgccctgagatggattctcaccctgtccagggtgtaccccgccttgtgccccatgccccctgggataggctccacgacccagtaaggataagtggtacagaaaatggatggatggatggatggatctccaCCTGCTGAAGCACTGCTGGTTTACCAGAAAATCTTTGTGACCATCCAAGTGTATTTTTTCCTCAAGTCCTTTCTCTCAAATGCTTCTGCAGCTGATTTCATTGcagcttttctttccttcatatCAGTTGAGTCAGGTAAACATCTTGCAATTGAAGACTGGAACATGGTCCATTTGCCATTCCTGCCATCACTCAGTACCAGGAATCAGTACTTTGATAGATGGAAGTTAAAAATGTCTAGTTCAGTCAGACTCCCATGAGCAACTGAAAGACACTGCTGGGTTTGCCAGGTACATTTGTTCATGACTGGTGATCAGTTGAGAGCTCTTCCCTTCCTTTTACTTGAGTGTCCAAAATATACACCCTCAAATCAAATAATTGAAGAATTGATCAATGACCGTTACACCAAGTAATCTAGAGAACTtatttgtgcttatttattattgactTATGTGACTTGCACAAACATCTAATAACATTTCACTGCCCGGGTTCAAATTCTGTGGGACTATGGACTAGGGGGAAGACTCGAAGcctcatcataataataaaaaacaattcttGGCCACTgggaaaaattttaaatgtgtaacCCTCACTTTGAGACTTGTGACTTTCCCCACACCCACCTTGGCCATTCTCCTAGGGGAGTTCCAGAATAGATGAGAGACCACACCTGGTTTTGTACAGAGCCTGTACTGTGTGGATTTAAAAACCAGTTTTGTGCTTTATCCAAAGTGAGTGTCACTAGGAGGATCTTAGCTGTGACGTGGACAGTAAGCAGAATGATATGTCAGTAGGTAAGCACACATTTTATTGTTGTCTGGTTTCAACTAAGATTAGAATGTTGCCATTTGCTGCATCTGTGGAAGCTTATACACAATTGTAttgttaaaacatttattgaagCATGATTAGAGGCTTTTCTTAAAGCTTTGATTGAAGAGTTACATTTGTATCCGTTAACCTGGTTCACTGTGACAAAACATTGTGATTTGTCTGAGACATGCTGTCAGGGCTCAAGCTGGCTTCTGCCCCTATTCAGTCACATTTCTGCTGAATTACTGTGGAGGCCAGGCAGTTTGGGACTTTTCTAAACTGCCCCAAGTGCCTTTCCAACTCTCCACAAAGGTCAGTAACCTTTCAAATGGAAGTATAAATCAGGATTAAGATCAATTATGTCTAGTCAGTACCTTAAAACTGTCCATCATGTGCTTTTCACCTGGCTGTCAGTGAATCTGCCCCTCACCCAGCTTACAGGTGGTGAGCACACAAGATGCATTCACTGCACTGTGGAGCAAATCCAAACGactattttattagttttctatTAGTTAATCAAGCATAAAAACATAGTACTTATTTTGAGTTAACAATGCAAAGAGCTGAATACAGCCACAAGATGGTGGATCATTAAGATATTTGGTAAAAACAtccccttttcttttcctctatATTCATTCTCTTAGTGAGGTAATATCTGTACCTGACTTAAcattgttatgctgatgacacacaacGTACCTTTTCTTTCTCACCATCATATTCCCAGGTTACTATCAGTATCTCAGCGTCTCTGACAGACATTTCATCTGATCAACTACAGCTAAATCCCAGCAAGACTGagctactgtatataactgtaaatCAATGTCCATGCCTTGATTCTGCCAAGTCCTTGATGACTCCTCCCAAAAATACTGTACACGAAACCTCAGAATAATGTCATATCATTCTGAGCACATCGTGAGAATTTGACCCTTTCTCTCCATGTAGCTCCAGCAGCACTAATCGTATTCACCCGTGTCAATAATGCATTCCATCCACTGGCTTCGTATGTCTGTCTGACCTAGGCCTAAAATTTCTagtgcttgcctacaaagccaaaaatggaccaaaGCTTCCCAACCCCTAATGGAAATGTTAAACTCCGGCACATCGTTTGAGCCACATGTATGGAACAGCCTGACCGGCCACCCTTCACGTCACAAGAAAGACATGCATTAAGCCTCTTTTCTGAATTAGCGCCCAGGGAATGTAATGAACATAACATGTTATCAGGTGACCCTGTGTGACGTTTTACCAAACTGTACTGTAACCGCCCTTA
It encodes:
- the zgc:110699 gene encoding ras-related and estrogen-regulated growth inhibitor; this translates as MTEARKMARAKLVLLGRENCGKTALCVRFITKRFIGEYDHKKEVTYRCRKIVDKEATDLEILDTVNKDCVGSGATPLESSIKWGDGFLIVYSVTDRSSFEAVARLKRLIDHTRQSLGIPTVIVANKNDMENGRAVRTEEGQALARDLRCSFFELSAAESSSAVEAAFSQLIREVRVEFHRHLLAMDKRSRVLQMRHALKNKLTRSKTMQW